DNA from Mobula hypostoma chromosome 4, sMobHyp1.1, whole genome shotgun sequence:
gcagtagtacctccctgctcctgtactcgaatcctcttgctataaatgccagcataccattcgcctttttcaccgtctgctgcacctgcatgcccactttcaatgactggtgtataatgacacccaggtctcgttgcacctccccttttcctaatcggccaccattcagataataatttgttttcctatttttgccaccaaagtggataacttcacatttatccacattaaattgcatctgccatgaatttgcccactcacccaacctatccaagtcaccctgcatcctcttagcatcctcctcacagctaacactgccgcccagcttcgtgtcgtcagcaaacttggagatgctgcatttaattccctcatccaagtcattaatatatattgtaaacaactggggtcccagcactgagccttgcggtaccccaccagtcactgcctgccattctgaaaaggtctcgtttattcccactctttgcttcctgtctgctaaccaattctctacccacatgaataccttacccccaataccatgtgctttaagtttgcacactaatctcctgtgtgggaccttgttaaaagccttctgaaaatccaaatataccacatccactggttctccccatccactctcctagttacatcctcaaaaaattctatgagattcgtcagacatgattttcctttcacaaatccatgctgactttgtccgatgatttcatcgctttccaaatgtgctgttatcacatctttgctaactgactccagcagtttccccaccaccgacgttaggctaaccggtctataattccccggtttctctctccctccttttttaaaaagtggggttacattagccaccctccaatcctcaagaacttgtccagaatctaatgagttttgaaaaattatcactaatgcattcagTATTTCCTggactacttccttaagcactctgggatgcagaccatctggccctggggatttatctccctttaatcccttcaatttacctaacaccacttccctactaacatgtatttcgctcagttcctccatctcactggaccctccgtcccctactatttctggaagattatttatgtcctccttagtgaagacagaaccaaagtaattattcaattggttggccatgtccttgctccccataatcagttcacctgtttctgtctgtgggggacctacatttgtcttaaccagtcttttcctttttacatatctataaaagcttttacagccagtttttatgttccttgccagttttctctcataatcttttttccccttcctaattaagccctttgtcctcctctgctgaactctgaatttctcccagtcctcaggtgagccactttttaaatagcatctatttagattagattagattagattatgaggacatgcagtcctcttttattgtcatttagtaatgcatgcattaagaaatgatacaatatttttccagaatgatatcacagaaatacatgacaaaccaactgaaaaactgacaaaaaccacatagttataacatatagttacaacagtgcaaagcaataccataatttgataagaacagaccatgggcacggtaaaagtctcaaagtctctcgaaagtcccatcatctcatgcagacggtgaaccaccatcgccacaaacttgccgatgtagcatccgaccacagtccgactccgagtccgccCGAAAATTCCGAGCCTCCggccagctctccgacaccgagcacaatttctgccgagcgcttcgaccccaaccccagcaacaggcaataggcaaagccaaggatttggggccttcccttctggagattctcgatcgcacagtagcagcggcagcaaagcaggcatttcagaagtttcaggtgttcctctgcgcttctcacggctgtctccatcaaatcaggattgtgcatggcccctagttaacacatacgatatcattcagaacggccgcgcgcactgcatcgcaccgccatcttctcctcccttcctccataTTTacgatataattatgaaattacagccaggtatatctgataaaattaaaaatgaatgggaaagggaacttcaactttgctgacctatagagaaatgggataaaatttttcaattagttagttcttcctctatatgtgccaaacatatgctaatacaatttaaagtagtgcatagggcccatatgtctaaagataaattagcccgtTTTTATTCACATATGAACCCTACCtggacagatgtcactctgaggtggctttcTGAACTCACATGTTTTGATcctgccctcttttggaaaaattctGCCAAGATATTtctgatattatctcaacagttatGTATTTTGACTTACAACCCCATCCcgttacggcaatttttggattgccaatgacAGAACATAGTttttttatcctcttcagcctgtcagaTGATCGTATTTTTTACTtcaatggccagaagatccattttattgaactggaaagagaccaaccctcct
Protein-coding regions in this window:
- the LOC134345912 gene encoding uncharacterized protein LOC134345912 isoform X2; this encodes MVPVPVPMPMPMPNAALVLCFFITAVWPSDEISSGSWTFNEKTVCQWIGQTLSVDNSYSRAELFTNNGSLLLKLVNKYDSGEYQVNMVPTKGSQTSATITLQVTGAMHNPDLMETAVRSAEEHLKLLKCLLCCRCYCAIENLQKGRPQILGFAYCLLLGLGSKRSAEIVLGVGELAGGSEFSGGLGVGLWSDATSASLWRWWFTVCMR